A single window of Nicotiana tomentosiformis chromosome 1, ASM39032v3, whole genome shotgun sequence DNA harbors:
- the LOC138910612 gene encoding uncharacterized protein, producing the protein MRFDPSTRNSDPLCEFHQERGHKTEDCMALRQEVVNMLQQGRLKEMLSDKGMSTFARGRERQGPLKSHSLAHTINIIIGGNDAASINNVNFTATQKFKRSITHERYDGFEESIIFDESDADDLTFSHNDALVITLRMLDTNVKHIVAPHFLSKAGFDV; encoded by the coding sequence ATGAGGTTTGATCCAAGTACCAGGAATTCTGACCCTCTATGCGAGTTCCACCAGGAACGCGGACACAAAACAGAAGATTGCATGGCCTTAAGGCAAGAGGTAGTAAACATGTTGCAGCAAGGGCGCCTTAAAGAGATGCTGAGCGACAAGGGAATGAGCACCTTCGCCAGGGGTCGAGAACGTCAAGGCCCGCTGAAATCGCACTCACTGGCTCACACCATCAATATAATTATTGGTGGCAATGACGCCGCCTCCATCAACAATGTCAATTTCACTGCTACTCAAAAGTTCAAAAGAtcgatcacccacgaacggtatgacggattcgaagaaagtatcatcttcgacgagTCAGATGCCGACGATTTGACTTTCTCTCACAATGATGCTCTAGTCATTACTTTACGAATGTTAGATACTAATGTTAAACATATTGTCGCGCCTCATTTTCTCTCGAAAGCGGGCTTCGAcgtatga